The nucleotide sequence GGCGAGCACCACCGCGCCGGGCGGTGTGACCTTCTCGATCGACTCCACCACGGCCGGCCAGCCGATCGTCTCGCCCGCGTCGTAGTTGATCGCGACCACGGCGTCCGGGACCGACGACGCCGGCGCCAACGGCAGCATCAGGAAGGCGTCCACACAAGCGCACAGAACCACCGCGGACGCGAAAGCGGCCCGCCGGGCCGCGCCGGTGAGCCACCCGACGACCGGCACCGAGCCGACGCCGGTCAGGGCCAGCAGCAGCGGCACGTCATAGTAACCCTTGCCACCGCCGATGAGCAGCACCGCGAAGACGACGACCCAGGCCCAGGCCAGCGCGCGGAACTGCGCACGCCGGAACAGCCACACCAGGCCGGTCACCCAGACGGCCGTCGCGATCGGGCTGACCAGCACCAACTGCAGAACGACGGCCACCGGCCGGCCGGCGTAGGAGCTGTCTCCGGACGCGATCTCGCCGGCCACGTCGAGCTGGGGGAACCCGTGCGCAGCCTGCCAGACGAGGTTCGGCGACACGAGCACGAGCGCGATCAGCACCCCGATCACCACCCACCGGTCGCGCAGCAGCCGGCGCGGCCCAGCGATCAGCAGGCCGCCGACCAGCCCGATCGCCAACAGCCCGATCAGGTACTTGTTCAGCAGCCCGATACCGGCCACGACCCCGATCAGCAGGGCCAACCGGGTGTCCCCGGTCCGGAGGACGCGAACGAAGAGCCAGAGGACGACCAGCCAGATGACGACGTCGACCGTCGTCGTGCTGAGCAGGTGACCGAACGCGAACACCCCGCCGGACGTCGCCACCAGCACCGCCGCCAGCAACTGCGCGCCCCAGCCACCGCCCACCTCCCGGGCGATCAGCGCGCACAGCACGACGCACGCTCCGGCGATGAGCGCCGACGGGGTCCGCAGGACCGTCAGATTGTCCGGCGCGATCGTGTCCATCGCCCGGGCGATCGCCGGGGTCAGCGGCGGTTGGTCGACGAAGCCCCAGTTCAGGTGCTTGCCGCACAGCAAGAAGTACAGCTCGTCGCGGTGGTAGCCGTACCGGCCGGCGAGCGCGAGGAGGATGGCGGTGGGCACCGCCGCGACGACCCAGATCCAACGATTCAGCGGCGCCAAGGCGACCTGCGTCATACACCTCAGGATGGAGGATCGACGCCACGTCTGACCCACTCAGTTCCAACCTCCGCCGGATACGCTCGGAAACATGGCTGTGGTTCCGCTAGGGCTGCCGGCCGTGCCGACCCAGCGAGCCGGCATGGCCGGCCGACCCGTGGGCGAGGCCGGGCTGGTCGACCGGTTCGGCCGGGTCGCGACCGACCTCCGAGTCTCGCTGACCGACAAGTGCAACCTGCGATGCAGCTACTGCATGCCGCCGGA is from Cryptosporangium phraense and encodes:
- a CDS encoding glycosyltransferase family 39 protein, translating into MTQVALAPLNRWIWVVAAVPTAILLALAGRYGYHRDELYFLLCGKHLNWGFVDQPPLTPAIARAMDTIAPDNLTVLRTPSALIAGACVVLCALIAREVGGGWGAQLLAAVLVATSGGVFAFGHLLSTTTVDVVIWLVVLWLFVRVLRTGDTRLALLIGVVAGIGLLNKYLIGLLAIGLVGGLLIAGPRRLLRDRWVVIGVLIALVLVSPNLVWQAAHGFPQLDVAGEIASGDSSYAGRPVAVVLQLVLVSPIATAVWVTGLVWLFRRAQFRALAWAWVVVFAVLLIGGGKGYYDVPLLLALTGVGSVPVVGWLTGAARRAAFASAVVLCACVDAFLMLPLAPASSVPDAVVAINYDAGETIGWPAVVESIEKVTPPGAVVLANNYGEAGAVARYSGLPVFSGHMSVADFGVPPESASTVVAVGFEDPAYLRRFFGSVERVGSVDVGVDIDNEENGEPIWLCRNRQGSWGSIWPQLRRV